A stretch of the uncultured Desulfobacter sp. genome encodes the following:
- a CDS encoding extracellular solute-binding protein, with protein MLFRQVLFAVSVMLFLCLSGGLSGCSSDKPQNAPPPELPSNKGLAPLVYQTLPDNIQWLTNNIDPVFASDKAQKGGVVREAIMNFPMTFRVVGPDSNGAFRNAILNNQLSLINLHPVSRHIIPELATHWAYDPDKKTMYFKLDPDARWSDGVPVTARDYVYTLTFMRSEHIVAPWYNDYYTREIESVTAFDENTIAVKSTKAVPDLYLKLGISPTPEHFFRTLGDDFVSRFNWAVVPNTGAYQISDFKKGRFIRFARKKQWWAKNRRYFKNRFNVDSVMFTVIRDFNMQWEYFKKGRLDTFGMVLPKFWHQKSDTPVINKGYVERIWFFNDLEQPSRGMWLNLDRPIFKDIRVRQAFAHAMNMDKVIKQVLRGDYFRLPQAFYGYGEYTDYTIKARRYNISKVESLMTQAGWQRGPDGIWHKGNMRFSVTVTYYLEEHMPRLAVLKEEALKAGVDLELERLDPTAMFKKTLEKKHDVAWMGWSTGLRPSFWQGWHSDNAHKPQTNNITNTDDPEMDILIDQYRDSLNEQERINLSRTIQNKIHDICAYVPSYMVPYVRLAYWRWMRLPRFHGTPVSDSLFDPFASDTGGLFWVDARIRQQTVAAQKAGDVFAPVTIIDDKYKRKAGPE; from the coding sequence ATGCTATTCAGGCAGGTTTTATTTGCGGTGTCGGTTATGCTTTTTCTTTGCCTTTCAGGTGGGCTGTCCGGATGCTCATCTGATAAACCCCAAAATGCGCCACCACCCGAACTCCCTTCCAACAAAGGGCTTGCCCCCCTAGTGTATCAAACATTGCCGGATAATATCCAGTGGCTCACCAATAACATAGATCCGGTATTTGCGTCGGATAAAGCTCAGAAAGGCGGCGTGGTTCGGGAGGCAATCATGAATTTTCCCATGACCTTCAGGGTGGTAGGACCCGATTCCAACGGCGCTTTCAGAAACGCAATTCTGAACAACCAGCTCTCTTTGATCAATCTTCATCCTGTCTCCCGGCATATTATCCCCGAGCTTGCCACCCACTGGGCCTATGACCCTGATAAAAAGACCATGTATTTCAAGCTGGATCCTGATGCCCGGTGGTCGGACGGGGTGCCGGTGACGGCCAGGGATTATGTGTATACCCTGACGTTCATGCGCTCTGAACATATTGTGGCGCCTTGGTACAATGATTATTACACACGGGAGATCGAATCCGTTACCGCCTTTGACGAGAACACCATTGCAGTAAAAAGTACCAAGGCCGTGCCTGACCTTTATCTGAAACTTGGCATCAGTCCTACGCCCGAACATTTTTTTAGAACCTTGGGAGATGATTTTGTATCCCGATTCAACTGGGCTGTTGTGCCCAATACCGGGGCGTATCAGATCAGTGATTTTAAAAAGGGGCGGTTTATCCGGTTTGCCCGCAAAAAACAGTGGTGGGCAAAAAACCGGCGGTATTTTAAAAACCGGTTTAATGTGGATTCGGTTATGTTTACGGTAATCCGTGACTTTAATATGCAGTGGGAATATTTTAAAAAAGGCCGATTGGATACCTTTGGTATGGTGCTGCCCAAATTCTGGCACCAGAAATCCGATACCCCGGTAATTAATAAGGGGTATGTGGAACGAATTTGGTTTTTCAATGACCTGGAACAACCGTCCAGGGGAATGTGGCTCAACCTGGACCGGCCAATCTTTAAGGATATTCGGGTCAGGCAGGCTTTTGCCCATGCCATGAACATGGATAAAGTGATCAAACAGGTTTTACGGGGTGACTATTTCCGGCTGCCCCAGGCTTTTTACGGATATGGAGAATATACCGATTACACCATCAAAGCCCGTAGGTACAATATTTCAAAAGTAGAATCACTGATGACCCAGGCCGGATGGCAAAGAGGGCCAGACGGCATCTGGCACAAGGGGAATATGCGGTTTTCGGTAACCGTAACCTATTATCTGGAAGAGCATATGCCCCGGTTGGCCGTATTGAAAGAAGAGGCGCTTAAGGCCGGCGTTGACCTGGAACTTGAACGCCTTGATCCTACGGCCATGTTCAAAAAAACTCTTGAAAAAAAACATGATGTGGCCTGGATGGGGTGGAGTACCGGCCTGCGCCCCTCCTTCTGGCAGGGGTGGCACTCGGACAATGCACATAAACCCCAAACCAACAACATTACCAACACGGATGACCCTGAAATGGACATCCTTATTGACCAGTATCGGGACAGCTTAAACGAACAGGAACGTATTAATTTGTCCAGAACAATCCAGAATAAGATACATGATATCTGCGCCTATGTGCCTTCATATATGGTGCCATATGTCCGGTTGGCTTACTGGCGGTGGATGCGACTACCCAGATTTCACGGGACCCCTGTGTCTGATAGCTTGTTTGATCCTTTTGCCTCGGATACGGGCGGGCTTTTTTGGGTTGACGCACGCATACGACAACAGACTGTTGCCGCTCAAAAAGCAGGAGATGTGTTTGCCCCTGTTACCATCATTGACGACAAATACAAAAGAAAGGCTGGGCCGGAATGA
- a CDS encoding multidrug effflux MFS transporter — MKVNTLKMLCLLALLAAFPPLSTDMYLPALPLLQKIWQQPKSVVNLTLSGFFIGFCVSMLLYGPLSDKYGRRPPLICGIILYIAASFVSGFVDDIYHLILLRVLQGLGASSGVVIAMAITKDLYEGQQRQHILAYMAVIMALAPMLAPVFGGLIMTWLSWHWVFFVQALMGMIALGGVFRLTEPLQTPEHISVLKAMGLYLKLFGNRRYIGLVLLFSVIVLPHFSFIGSASNIYISRFGTSEQVFSYFFAFNAAAIMAGSFMCTRIQRCMSSDKIVTVSFAGILAAGLLMHADIVAGPWGLALPMALASFFFGLSRPPSNHLVLLQVDQGAGTASSLMIFLYFIVAAFAMWFISLDWADTIHVIARMAIFAAFFVLVVWLPMVKKIDLNTK, encoded by the coding sequence ATGAAGGTTAATACCCTAAAAATGCTGTGCCTTCTGGCACTTCTGGCCGCTTTCCCTCCGTTATCAACGGATATGTATCTGCCTGCGTTGCCTTTGCTTCAAAAAATTTGGCAGCAGCCTAAGTCTGTGGTCAATCTTACACTGAGCGGATTTTTCATTGGATTCTGTGTCAGTATGCTGTTGTACGGTCCCCTGTCTGATAAATACGGTCGAAGGCCCCCGCTTATATGTGGCATTATATTGTATATTGCTGCAAGTTTTGTGAGCGGATTTGTGGACGATATTTATCATCTTATTTTGCTCAGGGTGCTGCAGGGGCTTGGTGCCTCATCCGGGGTGGTAATCGCCATGGCCATTACCAAGGATTTGTATGAAGGGCAGCAGCGGCAGCACATACTTGCCTATATGGCCGTGATCATGGCTTTGGCCCCTATGCTGGCTCCCGTGTTCGGCGGATTGATTATGACTTGGCTCTCCTGGCACTGGGTGTTTTTTGTCCAGGCTCTCATGGGAATGATTGCCCTTGGCGGTGTGTTCCGCCTAACGGAGCCTTTACAAACGCCTGAACATATCAGTGTCCTTAAAGCCATGGGGTTGTACCTCAAACTCTTTGGTAATCGCCGTTATATTGGCCTTGTACTCCTTTTTTCTGTTATTGTTCTGCCCCATTTCTCTTTTATCGGATCCGCGTCAAATATCTACATTTCCCGGTTTGGTACATCGGAACAGGTGTTCAGTTATTTTTTTGCGTTCAATGCAGCTGCCATTATGGCAGGGTCCTTTATGTGTACCAGGATTCAACGGTGCATGTCTTCGGATAAGATTGTGACCGTCAGCTTTGCAGGAATATTGGCTGCCGGCCTTTTGATGCATGCCGATATAGTGGCAGGGCCCTGGGGACTTGCCCTGCCCATGGCCCTGGCCTCTTTTTTCTTTGGTTTAAGTCGGCCGCCAAGCAATCATTTGGTGCTGTTGCAGGTTGATCAGGGTGCGGGAACAGCATCTTCACTTATGATTTTTCTTTATTTTATTGTGGCTGCATTTGCCATGTGGTTTATATCCCTTGACTGGGCAGACACCATTCATGTGATTGCCCGAATGGCAATTTTTGCTGCATTTTTTGTTCTTGTCGTCTGGTTACCGATGGTGAAAAAAATTGATCTGAACACAAAATAG
- a CDS encoding RluA family pseudouridine synthase — translation MHIKIEITPDQAGLRLDQAVVAFQSQLSRSRVSKLISQGLILVNHVCKRPGYKVKPKDLIEGDVPLSDPLDEKLLPPEFISLNILYEDDYILMIDKPAGLVVHPGAGNKSGTLVNALMAHHPAFSEQGWDRERPGIVHRLDKDTSGLMVVAKTMKSLEFLQKEFKQRRVKKHYLALARGQNIPDAGVIERPIGRHPHHRKRMGILDENGRYAKTRFSVIKRFCSGCLMKVRLYTGRTHQIRVHFYDQGMPLIGDCIYQDRRFRKKDPMASRQMLHSWALSFRHPYSGVRLSFEAPMPEDFKITLRHLSDAS, via the coding sequence ATGCACATAAAAATAGAAATTACCCCTGATCAGGCTGGTCTAAGGCTTGATCAAGCTGTTGTTGCTTTTCAATCCCAACTATCCCGTTCCAGGGTTTCAAAGCTGATCTCTCAGGGTTTGATTCTGGTGAACCACGTCTGTAAACGCCCTGGTTATAAGGTTAAACCAAAAGATCTGATTGAAGGAGATGTCCCCTTATCAGATCCATTGGATGAAAAACTACTGCCCCCGGAATTTATCTCTTTGAATATCCTTTACGAGGATGACTATATCCTGATGATTGATAAGCCTGCTGGGCTTGTGGTGCATCCCGGCGCTGGGAATAAGTCTGGAACCCTGGTCAATGCCTTGATGGCCCACCATCCTGCTTTTAGTGAGCAAGGCTGGGATAGAGAGCGTCCAGGTATCGTCCATCGCTTGGACAAAGACACCTCCGGGCTGATGGTAGTTGCCAAAACTATGAAGTCACTTGAATTTCTCCAAAAAGAATTTAAGCAAAGGCGGGTGAAAAAGCATTATCTGGCTCTGGCCCGGGGGCAAAATATTCCGGATGCCGGGGTTATTGAGCGGCCCATTGGTAGGCATCCCCATCATCGTAAACGCATGGGCATCCTGGATGAGAACGGTAGATATGCAAAAACCCGGTTCAGTGTCATAAAACGTTTTTGTTCAGGGTGTCTTATGAAAGTCCGGCTTTATACCGGTAGAACCCACCAGATTCGGGTTCATTTTTATGACCAGGGTATGCCCCTGATCGGCGACTGCATTTATCAAGATCGACGATTCCGAAAAAAAGACCCCATGGCGTCGCGTCAGATGCTTCATTCCTGGGCTTTGTCCTTTCGTCATCCCTATTCAGGTGTGCGTTTGTCTTTTGAAGCTCCCATGCCCGAAGATTTCAAAATCACTTTGCGGCATCTATCCGATGCATCCTGA
- a CDS encoding DUF748 domain-containing protein yields MMKKYFTLKIVVLSAAVLFVLYLLLTGLVAPWAGKRIAVNSLTKALGRQTRIESITFNPFTLEARVKNFSIESKVSGENLASVQELYLNLSTSSLIHLAPVVSDIQVTAPKFSLHLNQDNTLNISDLIDGKKADSEPEPEAVEEEPNALFEFRVYNAKITDAALIFTDHIRSVTHSVEQLNVDLPIVSTVEKDLATPIKVVMNCLVDKARVDINVAGVPFDATRKMSFSLNMQPLDLSSFAPYIDLPAPYRIHSAGNLAVIVSGEYEIPVGKTVADQKLAVNLQTLVKNFDLDNLAGGDLFACPQLTVNASSQNVFDMNFLVEKVLVDQASLFVERNAQGGINLVPSGAGAKVAAPSKTPAQTPDTSRAVAQADVPPDQISQADTSADGKEMAPADEGQPANASDDNSTSRETDAAPPVSRTIANENETASAQQGSKIPAETNTAKDPVVQKPAAPKQESKESVKPLIELSLPFTVKINQAAVKDMHIRFSDKMVSPAVIKEISSLDFIFTDAEIGSKAAGKFDVHILTGDDEEIKTAGDFHVENDVDANGSVFVNGIDLKNFRPYLVPYLGDNVTLENVAVNLNFKARLSQTGLGLEVFDGQVTLDKFGLTEQGKDTPLVQFDQLALSKIACNLLKQEAEVGLVELHQAQVEVNRDKKGRMDLLVAIEQALKTGGDPKETATTAKPVAQKQAVPKQDEQSASAPAWVATIHKTVLDQCRVQFTDQAKKEPVNVVMNDIGVTVENISTKKGETSTFNASMTNKNEGKINLYGSFDISGPKATVNVDLNRIDVNTAEPYFTDFLKISISKGYLNTKGTVVVTPAKKKSEPPKVTYKGRVSLNNFLSKNKVDNTDFFRCKSLYATGMDISVNPIKVVIDKIALTDFYQRAILNQDAQLNYKQIIVEQPEDKSAAKDKFKPKAASGKGGSEIPDIRINAITLQGGHINFSDYFTKPNFTANMTEIAGSLTGLSSKGQTHAQLVLKGVHGGYAPLDITGQLDPLKDNRFIDLTISFKNIELPKFNVYSKKFLGYEIEKGKLILDLHYNIDGDQLNSSNRVLFDQLTLGKKVDSKDATSLPLEFAISLLKNSKGEIDLDLPITGDISDPKFHFGKVVGTVLKNFIMGIVTAPFKFLGGLVGVGSGQDLGYVTFDPGKSLLDQAQKEKLDKLATVLGKKPKLKLEIMSRYNQLKDAEQLRYEAYEAMVLSMDKKLPEDGTVKLTDLDEEKRTKLIEKSYDKAEFPKPRDESGKEKELTLDEKEKLLVTSMPLEGEALSDLGRERGHVISRYLTQTGKIDIRRVFVTEPDPVAEDEENNARIKATFNLK; encoded by the coding sequence ATGATGAAGAAATATTTTACGTTAAAAATAGTCGTTTTAAGTGCTGCCGTCCTATTTGTTCTTTACCTTCTTTTGACAGGACTTGTTGCCCCTTGGGCTGGAAAACGCATTGCTGTAAATTCTTTGACCAAAGCCCTTGGACGGCAGACTCGGATTGAATCCATAACGTTTAATCCATTCACCCTGGAAGCACGGGTTAAAAATTTTTCTATTGAAAGTAAAGTCAGTGGGGAGAATTTGGCCTCGGTTCAGGAACTTTATCTCAACCTGTCTACCTCATCTCTAATTCATCTCGCCCCGGTGGTTTCGGATATTCAGGTGACGGCGCCTAAATTCTCCCTTCATTTAAACCAGGACAACACTTTAAATATTTCAGATCTTATTGATGGGAAAAAGGCCGATTCTGAACCGGAGCCGGAGGCTGTGGAAGAAGAGCCTAATGCTTTGTTCGAATTTCGGGTATATAATGCAAAAATTACGGACGCAGCTCTGATTTTCACCGATCATATCCGTTCCGTAACTCATTCTGTGGAACAGTTAAATGTTGACCTTCCTATTGTCAGCACTGTGGAAAAGGATCTGGCAACACCGATAAAAGTCGTTATGAACTGCCTGGTGGATAAGGCCCGGGTGGATATTAATGTAGCAGGGGTGCCCTTTGATGCCACCCGGAAAATGTCGTTTTCACTGAACATGCAGCCCCTGGATCTCAGTTCTTTCGCCCCCTATATCGATCTGCCTGCCCCTTATAGAATTCACTCCGCCGGTAATCTTGCCGTAATCGTTTCTGGTGAATATGAGATCCCGGTGGGAAAAACCGTTGCAGACCAAAAGCTTGCTGTAAACCTGCAGACTTTAGTTAAAAATTTTGATTTGGACAACCTAGCCGGGGGCGATTTATTTGCCTGTCCCCAGCTGACGGTGAATGCCTCATCCCAGAATGTATTTGACATGAATTTTTTGGTGGAAAAGGTACTCGTTGACCAGGCCTCTTTGTTTGTTGAACGTAATGCTCAAGGGGGCATTAACCTCGTTCCCTCGGGAGCAGGGGCCAAAGTGGCAGCTCCCTCAAAGACGCCTGCCCAAACGCCGGACACGTCACGCGCTGTTGCCCAGGCAGATGTCCCCCCGGATCAGATTTCCCAGGCTGATACGTCAGCAGATGGAAAAGAAATGGCCCCGGCCGATGAGGGTCAACCTGCAAATGCTTCTGATGATAATTCAACGTCCCGTGAAACAGATGCTGCCCCCCCCGTATCCCGGACTATAGCAAACGAAAATGAGACCGCATCGGCACAGCAAGGTTCAAAGATACCGGCCGAAACCAACACTGCCAAAGATCCGGTCGTTCAGAAGCCCGCGGCACCAAAGCAAGAGAGCAAAGAATCTGTTAAACCGCTGATTGAACTGTCTTTACCTTTTACTGTGAAAATTAATCAGGCTGCCGTGAAAGATATGCATATCCGTTTTAGTGATAAGATGGTGTCACCGGCGGTAATCAAAGAGATCTCCAGTTTGGATTTTATTTTTACTGACGCGGAGATAGGTTCTAAGGCTGCAGGAAAATTTGATGTTCATATTCTGACCGGCGATGATGAAGAGATAAAAACGGCCGGCGATTTTCATGTTGAAAATGATGTGGATGCAAATGGCAGCGTTTTTGTTAACGGCATTGATTTGAAGAATTTTCGTCCCTATCTTGTGCCCTATCTTGGCGATAATGTCACCCTGGAAAATGTAGCTGTGAATTTGAACTTCAAGGCAAGATTGTCCCAGACGGGTTTAGGTCTTGAGGTCTTTGACGGTCAGGTGACCCTGGATAAATTCGGTCTGACCGAGCAGGGCAAAGACACGCCTCTGGTGCAGTTTGATCAATTGGCATTATCCAAGATTGCCTGCAATCTGTTAAAGCAAGAGGCCGAGGTGGGTCTTGTGGAACTCCATCAAGCCCAGGTTGAGGTGAATCGGGATAAAAAAGGTCGGATGGATTTGCTTGTTGCCATTGAGCAGGCGCTGAAAACAGGTGGTGATCCCAAAGAAACGGCCACGACAGCCAAGCCTGTAGCGCAAAAACAGGCAGTGCCAAAACAAGATGAACAGTCCGCGTCTGCGCCTGCCTGGGTTGCAACGATTCATAAAACGGTTTTAGACCAGTGCCGGGTGCAGTTCACTGATCAGGCTAAAAAAGAGCCGGTGAATGTAGTGATGAACGATATTGGTGTCACGGTTGAAAATATCTCCACAAAAAAAGGGGAAACATCAACATTCAATGCATCCATGACCAATAAGAATGAAGGCAAAATTAACCTATATGGAAGTTTTGATATCTCAGGGCCTAAAGCAACCGTAAACGTAGACCTTAACCGGATTGACGTAAATACGGCAGAGCCCTATTTTACGGATTTTTTAAAAATTTCAATATCCAAAGGCTATCTCAACACCAAGGGCACAGTGGTAGTGACGCCGGCCAAAAAGAAAAGTGAGCCGCCAAAAGTTACATACAAGGGCCGGGTTTCACTTAACAATTTTTTGTCTAAAAATAAGGTGGACAATACAGATTTCTTTAGATGCAAATCGTTATACGCTACGGGTATGGACATTTCCGTAAACCCCATAAAAGTGGTGATAGATAAAATAGCACTCACCGACTTCTACCAGCGGGCCATACTGAACCAAGATGCCCAGCTCAATTATAAACAGATCATAGTGGAACAACCCGAAGACAAGAGTGCGGCAAAAGATAAATTCAAACCCAAAGCAGCGTCGGGCAAAGGTGGCAGTGAAATACCCGATATCCGCATTAATGCCATTACCCTCCAGGGGGGGCATATCAATTTCAGTGATTATTTTACCAAACCCAATTTTACCGCCAACATGACCGAGATTGCGGGTAGCCTCACAGGTCTGTCTTCCAAGGGCCAGACCCATGCTCAGCTTGTCCTTAAAGGTGTTCATGGCGGCTATGCACCTTTGGATATTACCGGCCAGCTGGATCCATTAAAGGACAATCGCTTTATTGATCTGACGATCTCTTTTAAAAATATTGAACTGCCTAAGTTCAATGTGTATTCCAAAAAGTTTCTTGGGTATGAAATTGAAAAGGGGAAGCTTATCCTGGATTTGCATTATAATATAGATGGAGATCAGCTTAATTCAAGCAATCGCGTCTTGTTTGATCAATTGACTTTAGGTAAGAAAGTGGACAGTAAAGATGCGACCTCTCTTCCTTTGGAATTTGCCATTTCCCTGCTTAAAAATTCCAAGGGGGAGATTGATCTGGATTTGCCTATTACCGGCGATATCAGTGATCCCAAATTTCATTTCGGAAAGGTTGTGGGAACGGTGTTGAAAAATTTCATTATGGGGATTGTGACGGCCCCGTTCAAATTTCTTGGCGGTCTTGTTGGTGTCGGCAGTGGTCAGGATTTGGGATATGTAACGTTCGATCCTGGAAAAAGTTTGCTGGATCAGGCCCAGAAAGAAAAATTGGACAAGCTTGCAACCGTACTGGGTAAAAAACCAAAATTAAAACTGGAAATTATGAGCCGTTACAATCAACTTAAAGACGCCGAGCAGCTAAGATATGAGGCCTATGAAGCCATGGTGTTATCCATGGATAAAAAATTACCCGAAGATGGTACGGTGAAACTTACCGATTTGGATGAAGAGAAACGTACCAAGCTCATTGAAAAGTCCTATGATAAGGCCGAGTTTCCTAAGCCCAGAGATGAGTCGGGCAAGGAAAAAGAGTTGACCCTGGATGAAAAAGAAAAGCTACTGGTCACCAGCATGCCCCTGGAGGGGGAAGCCTTAAGTGACCTTGGACGGGAACGTGGCCATGTAATTTCCCGATATCTGACACAAACCGGCAAGATTGATATAAGACGTGTCTTTGTTACGGAGCCTGATCCTGTTGCTGAGGATGAAGAAAATAATGCCAGGATTAAGGCGACCTTTAATCTGAAATAA
- a CDS encoding lactate utilization protein, giving the protein MVNPINNYWQLKLEAVKQRLEANKFEVYIVDSADKAKEIALGTIIPPLGVKSVSWGGSVSFVSTGLFHALKDNPDFEVMDTFDTSLSIEQKFELRKHSLMADLFITGTNAITQDGHLVNLDMIGNRVAAIMWGPKYVLLIVGRNKICGDLDDAMSRVKKYAAPVNCMKLDKKTPCAKTGICHDCSSPDRICNYWTITEKSFEQGRIKIILVNEDLGF; this is encoded by the coding sequence ATGGTAAATCCCATAAATAATTACTGGCAGCTTAAATTGGAGGCCGTAAAGCAACGTCTTGAAGCCAATAAGTTTGAGGTCTATATCGTTGATTCTGCAGACAAGGCAAAGGAAATCGCTTTGGGTACCATTATTCCGCCTTTGGGAGTAAAAAGCGTTTCCTGGGGCGGTTCCGTCTCTTTTGTCTCTACCGGTCTTTTCCATGCATTAAAAGACAACCCCGATTTTGAGGTAATGGATACCTTTGATACAAGTTTGTCGATAGAGCAGAAGTTTGAACTGCGCAAGCATTCCCTGATGGCGGATTTGTTTATCACCGGAACAAACGCCATTACCCAAGACGGGCATTTGGTAAATCTGGATATGATCGGCAACCGGGTGGCGGCCATCATGTGGGGGCCTAAATATGTGCTGCTCATTGTGGGTCGTAACAAAATCTGTGGGGATCTTGACGATGCCATGTCCCGGGTTAAAAAATATGCGGCGCCGGTAAACTGTATGAAACTTGACAAAAAAACGCCCTGTGCAAAAACCGGAATTTGTCACGATTGTTCGAGCCCGGACAGAATTTGTAATTACTGGACCATTACAGAAAAATCCTTTGAACAGGGCCGGATAAAGATCATACTCGTTAATGAGGACTTAGGCTTCTAA
- the dinB gene encoding DNA polymerase IV, with protein MILHVDMDAFFASVEQRDNPDLMGKPVIVAGHSSRSVVSAASYEARKFGIHSAMPVFQARQRCPHIIIQPGSREKYARDSRKIMAILRQFSPLVEPVSIDEAFLDITGCEKLIGTAEQTAKRIKTEIVNQLALTCSVGAAPVRFLAKIASDMNKPDGLTIISQEAMARVIDTLPISKVPGVGNKALKQMQSLHIETLGDVKKFDHKLLNYKFGSFGQRLFQLARGIDDTPIEPERPRKSISGEVTLSHDISNPRDVQSVLLAQAHRVGNELRAGNKRCRKISIKLKFSDFSQITRTKTLETWICSSNAIFDQALRLYNNLKITKKIRLVGVGVSDFRDTAKPLQGTLFTDEAQSNNRQWEAVDRAMDSVLAKFGPDALKKANLKTQKFSHKYIGDQKVNPLCAVEVTITGRVQGVCFRHETHLAAQDRQLSGYVKNMPDRSVHALFQGKQENVQDILAWCQKGSTFSEVKDVKTRTVSVNPALTHFEIRY; from the coding sequence ATGATCCTCCATGTGGACATGGATGCATTTTTTGCTTCGGTGGAACAACGTGACAATCCGGACCTTATGGGTAAACCCGTTATTGTGGCAGGGCATTCCAGCCGCAGTGTGGTATCTGCGGCCAGTTACGAGGCAAGAAAGTTCGGCATCCATTCAGCCATGCCTGTATTCCAGGCCAGGCAGAGGTGTCCGCATATCATTATTCAGCCGGGCAGCCGGGAAAAATACGCCCGGGATTCCAGAAAAATCATGGCTATTTTAAGGCAGTTCTCCCCTTTGGTGGAACCTGTTTCCATTGATGAGGCCTTCCTGGATATCACTGGATGTGAAAAATTGATCGGCACCGCTGAACAGACAGCAAAAAGAATCAAAACAGAAATTGTAAATCAGCTCGCCTTGACCTGTTCGGTGGGTGCGGCACCGGTCCGGTTCCTGGCAAAAATTGCATCGGATATGAACAAACCGGATGGGCTGACCATTATTTCTCAAGAGGCTATGGCCCGCGTCATTGACACCCTGCCCATCAGCAAAGTGCCTGGTGTCGGCAACAAAGCATTAAAGCAGATGCAAAGCCTTCACATTGAAACCTTGGGTGATGTAAAAAAATTTGACCACAAGCTGTTAAACTACAAATTCGGCAGTTTCGGCCAAAGGCTGTTCCAGCTGGCCCGAGGAATTGATGACACCCCCATAGAACCGGAAAGGCCCCGCAAATCGATATCCGGTGAAGTGACGTTGTCCCATGATATTTCAAATCCCCGGGACGTACAATCGGTTCTTCTTGCCCAGGCCCACAGGGTTGGCAATGAGCTGCGGGCCGGCAACAAAAGATGCAGAAAAATCAGCATTAAACTAAAATTTTCAGATTTTTCCCAAATCACGCGGACCAAAACCCTTGAAACATGGATCTGTTCATCCAATGCTATTTTTGACCAGGCACTGCGCTTATATAATAATTTAAAAATTACAAAAAAAATCCGCCTGGTCGGCGTAGGTGTATCTGACTTCCGAGATACGGCAAAGCCGCTTCAGGGCACTTTGTTTACTGATGAAGCCCAATCAAATAACAGGCAATGGGAGGCCGTAGACCGGGCTATGGATTCCGTGCTCGCCAAATTTGGCCCCGATGCCTTGAAAAAGGCAAATTTGAAAACCCAAAAATTTTCACACAAATATATAGGAGACCAAAAAGTGAACCCACTATGTGCTGTGGAAGTGACCATTACAGGTAGAGTCCAGGGCGTATGCTTCAGGCATGAAACCCATCTGGCAGCCCAGGACAGACAACTGTCCGGTTATGTCAAAAACATGCCGGACAGATCAGTCCACGCCCTGTTCCAGGGCAAACAGGAAAACGTACAAGATATACTGGCCTGGTGCCAAAAAGGGTCCACGTTTTCAGAGGTAAAGGATGTAAAGACCCGAACGGTTTCAGTGAATCCGGCATTAACGCATTTTGAAATCCGGTATTAG
- a CDS encoding CarD family transcriptional regulator: MAKQSGTTKAKENSKSTKTAFSKGDMAVYPAHGVGCIESIESQEINGDTMNFYMMKIVENGMTIMIPTSNVESVGLREVIPEKEVPQVYEVMQKKAQASDNQTWNRRYREYMDKIKTGSIYDVAEVFRDLFQLKLEKDLSFGERKLLDTAQNLLVQELSMAKDVDEKHMIQEIENLFN; the protein is encoded by the coding sequence ATGGCAAAACAATCTGGGACAACCAAGGCTAAAGAAAATAGCAAGTCAACCAAAACAGCGTTTTCAAAGGGCGACATGGCAGTCTATCCTGCCCACGGTGTCGGCTGTATTGAATCCATCGAAAGCCAGGAGATCAATGGCGATACCATGAATTTCTACATGATGAAAATTGTGGAAAACGGTATGACAATCATGATCCCTACATCTAATGTTGAATCCGTAGGATTGCGGGAAGTAATTCCTGAAAAGGAAGTGCCCCAGGTCTACGAGGTTATGCAGAAAAAGGCTCAAGCCAGTGACAACCAGACTTGGAACCGTCGTTACAGGGAGTACATGGATAAGATTAAAACTGGTTCTATCTATGATGTGGCCGAGGTATTCAGGGATCTTTTCCAGCTTAAGCTTGAAAAGGATCTTAGTTTCGGCGAAAGAAAACTTCTTGATACTGCCCAGAATCTTCTGGTTCAGGAACTTTCCATGGCCAAAGATGTTGATGAAAAGCACATGATACAAGAGATTGAAAATCTGTTCAACTAA